In Pomacea canaliculata isolate SZHN2017 linkage group LG12, ASM307304v1, whole genome shotgun sequence, a single genomic region encodes these proteins:
- the LOC112553488 gene encoding transcription factor MafB-like, whose protein sequence is MDHFLAQQYIEDFDIAQLGFDFPPLVKQENDAKSDPTCSMAAATDVPVSPAGTCASSSNPSTPASESSTPSSPNVVVKEELPSPDCDSAQRTLLEDMSWLKWGTRSLCPDTGVISAERVLEELMKTVKDEAFSPLSDSSSNVSVPRRSADDLDETDIDIEMEDSLDKSCEQPADSDGGSTPVRGKRAKAGRSGCSSRSASSLNDIDDVDLVTLPVRELNRRLQGFPKEEVLRLKQKRRTLKNRGYAQNCRSKRMLMKHELESTNKTLQQQISMLKRQLSAMTRERDFYKQRCEMLRSGVAQAVKSGGSFACSLPAGLDIVDKV, encoded by the coding sequence ATGGATCATTTCTTGGCTCAGCAGTACATCGAAGACTTCGACATAGCGCAGCTTGGGTTTGATTTCCCACCGCTGGTAAAACAAGAGAACGATGCAAAAAGTGATCCCACGTGCAGTATGGCAGCTGCTACAGATGTGCCAGTCAGCCCAGCCGGGACTTGTGCTAGCTCTTCGAATCCCAGCACTCCTGCTTCAGAAAGTAGCACGCCTTCGTCTCCAAACGTGGTGGTCAAGGAAGAGCTACCCAGTCCTGATTGTGACAGCGCACAGAGGACACTACTTGAAGATATGAGCTGGCTGAAATGGGGAACTCGATCGCTTTGCCCAGATACCGGCGTTATTTCAGCAGAACGAGTGTTGGAAGAGTTGATGAAAACGGTAAAAGACGAAGCTTTCAGTCCTCTGTCCGACAGCAGTAGTAATGTTTCAGTTCCACGGCGATCAGCCGACGATCTCGATGAAACGGACATTGATATCGAGATGGAAGACTCGCTGGACAAGTCGTGCGAGCAGCCGGCAGACAGCGATGGCGGATCAACCCCCGTACGAGGTAAAAGAGCTAAAGCTGGTCGTAGTGGTTGCTCCTCTCGTTCAGCGTCATCTCTGAACGATATCGACGATGTGGACCTCGTCACTTTGCCTGTGCGTGAACTGAACCGGCGTCTGCAAGGTTTCCCTAAAGAAGAAGTTTTGCGTCTAAAACAAAAACGACGCACACTGAAAAATCGAGGCTATGCGCAAAACTGCCGTTCCAAACGTATGCTTATGAAACATGAATTAGAAAGTACGAACAAGACTCTGCAACAACAGATTTCCATGCTAAAGAGACAGCTAAGCGCCATGACCCGAGAACGAGATTTCTACAAGCAGCGATGCGAGATGCTGCGCTCTGGTGTGGCCCAGGCTGTAAAGTCAGGAGGTTCTTTCGCTTGCAGCTTGCCGGCTGGTTTAGATATTGTTGACAAGGTCTAA